A window from Chaetodon trifascialis isolate fChaTrf1 chromosome 5, fChaTrf1.hap1, whole genome shotgun sequence encodes these proteins:
- the tomm5 gene encoding mitochondrial import receptor subunit TOM5 homolog translates to MFKLEGLGPKMDPEEMKKKMRQDVISSLRNFLIYVALLRATPYVLKKLDSI, encoded by the exons atgttCAAACTGGAAGGACTCGGACCAAAAATGGACCcggaggagatgaagaagaaaatgcgACAAGATGTCATCTCGTCTTTACGAAACTTCCTGATTTACGTCGCCCTTCTCAGAGCCA CGCCATATGTGTTAAAGAAGCTGGACAGCATATGA
- the frmpd1b gene encoding FERM and PDZ domain-containing protein 1 isoform X1, which translates to MEEKERCRSRSPARRASRVQQVVGTIIRRTRESLSRERLLGDGRSQRSNSLSNQNFQAKLTLQITRDPVLDSSTGHGFALTTNAPLLVRDIATGSPADGILFPGDQVLQINDTVLEDLSNEQVENILRDLEDCITVTILRHMTNPKSSIMSAEKRARLRSNPVKVRFAEEVVVNGHTQGNSLLFLPNVLKVYLENGQTKAFKFDNSTTVKDIVLTLKDKLSIRAIEYFALVLEQQYSITKLLLLHEDELIQKVVQKKDSHDYRCLFRVCFTPRDPTDLLQDDPSAFEYLFLQSVGDVLQERFAVEMKCNTALRLAALHMHERLDSCGQTRTSIKSITKEFGLDSFISPTLLGNMREKDLRKAISYHLKKIQSLLEPRQKVISATQARLAYLTQLGELISYGGRSYTATMMLQDREVLVSLLVGAKYGMSQVINHKLNVISTLVEFSSISRVELLSESDKVSLLRISLHDMKPFALLMDSLAAKDLGCLLGGYYKLLVDPNVSVFRLGRPKVRVHRIPAEEGVCGRFAVIEGVCYESLSSYVSRCCSDSDDSTDEDDPMDSQNYKRPDPASQDWEERRREEEEKRREEERREREEHKGKQEVKIIVTTEGKENESEEEGGATGSGLRKFSIMDEEMNRETTWYHTDPRVTSSFSSLSSGSLSAALEDSSAAAKAPSRLDARRGPRTSEDLPSLDVHHPYLLDPKRHQGPLRPTNLNYRSNDNACLCFAELSKADFLPSPPEATSDDDDEEEEEEEQGMEELRRISKIPSSRDLRMIDSMPFERSPIKRKKKIPPKVPLRTSSIPGLKVGQAEQRLSKDEEGLFLTPSPNPKPALLVKEIASESEDEFFDAQERFTPPVPDLSDAELADRRNANRLSGTWNGLPGLPGKEPSSPLANKAQFSKIKKEVEKSPTTKLTNQQPSPPKPSQKPEVKVKPPLAPKPQLPPKPKIIPPKSPQHTRSYAHCNGDASGRLSSELLEMEPDTMEFKSVTSGAGGLPLSSPLITAVRYRKQPLPITTPQTDEKTKRQEHSPKHIKDVTHENGTHVVSNDKACIPIEKETPEVEGESNGTALSTKKTPNLPPIPRSNSGTKLAIPPPVPPKPTSPTNLHPLSLPASSPVSPTDPSKGSFKDSVSPPNGIHPWSSRNGSVQSGPRRVSLSHESLSPKNTDAPLTLTTSLTSTNSKGVGCLESREPGRSGSGSDLRTSSSSLGGRLPASALRGKIQALPWYMTRSQEILGTLDYPSSSSINGDTSGFGSGLSVASGLSDLNKTPVKEKETVTLKPGGKGNILEDGAEVVIATIKEAQEVNSHMKKADETNGSHPNLSFKENNAHRGSVSSEQPQSRPHSAVGLGGVSSMQIGGESPTSSLADSTPPQQHREACGCRTVYANCFSGDTEDGVSFDEELTIYEFSRRTRPKPARPAPVSSPTTPSSNPNILSLLKDNPRPLSTFSTASSELSPLVSRPVSPTTSLGCPLRSLTNKNYGGLKGGFASLRHDIDQLLLVLERGALEQNQQTSCQDSKLGVTGIKVEPDLNHNGTEDSTMPAPSPDCTGTSTAAMTEAERSLLQTEARRLASGCQRATRVGWAPDEALRSLSNSFSALVQLSAACLRTNTCPGCDICHNVSLVGRDEDDDNQEPMDKLKEIVGLYREFVGAVETAGTGAGVGGKSLGLNGSGQGQGESDGVRLLAKRCTVLISSVFALTQLFRTRTLDTSDTPGHVPLNF; encoded by the exons atggaggagaaggagcgaTGTAGGAGCAGGTCTCCAGCTCGACGGGCCAGTCGGGTGCAGCAGGTGGTGGGAACAATAATACGTCGCACCCGAGAGTCGCTCAGCAG AGAGCGGTTGCTCGGCGATGGGAGGTCACAGCGCTCCAACAGTCTGTCCAATCAGAACTTCCAGGCAAAGTTGACGCTGCAGATCACCAGGGACCCGGTCCTGGACAGCAGCACTGGACATGGCTTCGCCCTCACCACAAACGCACCCCTGCTGGTCAGGGACATTGCCACAG GGAGTCCTGCAGATGGGATACTGTTCCCAGGGGACCAGGTGCTGCAGATCAATGATACAGTACTGGAAGATTTGAGCAATGAGCAGGTGGAAAACATCTTAAG GGACTTGGAGGATTGTATCACTGTGACTATTCTGAGGCACATGACA AATCCCAAGTCCTCTATCATGTCGGCAGAGAAGAGAGCTCGTCTGAGGAGTAATCCAGTTAAAGTGCGCTTtgcagaggaggtggtggtCAACGGGCACACTCAG GGAaactctcttctcttcctgccCAATGTCCTGAAAGTCTATCTAGAGAATGGACAGACCAAGGCCTTCAAGTTTGACAACAGTACCACAGTCAAA GACATTGTTCTGACTCTGAAGGATAAACTGTCCATCCGGGCCATCGAGTACTTTGCCCTGGTGTTAGAGCAACAGTACAGCATCACCAAGCTACTGCTGCTGCACGAAGATGAGCTCATACAGAAG GTGGTGCAGAAAAAGGACTCCCATGACTACAGATGTCTGTTCAGGGTGTGTTTCACCCCCAGAGATCCCACCGACTTGCTGCAGGATGACCCCTCCGCCTTTGAGTACCTCTTTTTACAG AGTGTTGGGGATGTGCTGCAGGAGCGTTTTGCAGTAGAAATGAAGTGTAACACAGCACTCCGCCTGGCTGCCCTGCACATGCACGAGAGACTAGATAGTTGTGGACAGACCAGGACCTCTATTAAGAGTATTAC GAAGGAGTTTGGCCTTGACAGCTTCATCTCTCCCACGCTGCTGGGCAACATGAGGGAGAAGGACCTGAGGAAAGCCATCAGTTATCACCTGAAAAAGATTCAGTCCCTGCTCGAGCCACGCCAGAAG GTAATATCTGCTACTCAGGCTCGGTTGGCCTACCTcactcagctgggagagctcaTCTCATACGGGGGACGATCATACACAGCTACAATGATG CTTCAGGACAGGGAGGTGCTGGTCAGTCTGCTGGTGGGGGCCAAGTACGGGATGAGTCAGGTTATCAACCACAAGCTCAACGTGATTTCTACACTGGTGGAGTTCAGCAGCATCAGCCGAGTGGAGTTGCTATCAGAGTCAGACAAAGTCAGCCTACTGCGCATTTCACTTCACGACATGAAG CCATTTGCCTTATTGATGGACTCTCTGGCAGCCAAAGACTTAGGGTGTCTGCTGGGAGGCTACTACAAACTCCTGGTGGATCCCAATGTCAGTGTCTTCCGTCTGGGGCGCCCAAAAGTGAGGGTGCACCGGATTCCTGCTGAAGAAGGTGTGTGTGGGAGGTTCGCCGTAATAGAGGGCGTGTGCTATGAATCCCTATCAA GTTATGTGTCTCGCTGCTGTAGTGACTCAGATGACTCAACAGATGAGGATGACCCAATGGATTCTCAGAATTACAAACGTCCAGACCCAGCAAGTCAGGActgggaggaaaggaggagagaagaggaagaaaagaggagagaggaagaaagaagagagagagaggagcacaaaggcaaacaggaagtaaagatAATAGTGACAACAGAAGGTAAGGAAAatgagagtgaagaggaaggaggagcaaCAGGAAGTGGTCTTCGTAAATTTAGTATTATGGATGAAGAAATGAACCGGGAGACCACCTGGTACCACACTGACCCACGGGTcaccagcagcttctccagcttGTCTAGTGGCTCTTTGAGTGCTGCCCTGGAGGACAGCAGCGCTGCAGCAAAAGCCCCGTCTCGTCTGGATGCACGCCGTGGGCCACGCACAAGCGAGGATCTACCAAGCTTGGATGTTCACCACCCCTACCTCCTGGACCCAAAACGCCACCAAGGGCCCCTGCGACCCACCAACCTCAATTACCGTAGCAATGACAATGCTTGCCTTTGCTTTGCTGAACTCTCTAAGGCTGATTTCCTGCCTAGCCCACCTGAGGCTactagtgatgatgatgatgaggaggaggaagaggaagagcaaggaATGGAGGAACTCAGACGCATTTCTAAGATCCCTAGTTCCAGAGATTTGAGAATGATTGATAGCATGCCCTTTGAAAGATCAccaattaaaagaaagaaaaagatccCTCCCAAAGTCCCATTAAGGACAAGCTCAATTCCTGGGCTCAAAGTAGGACAGGCTGAGCAGCGCCTCTCCAAGGATGAAGAGGGTCTATTCCTGACACCTTCACCCAACCCCAAGCCAGCTCTGCTTGTCAAAGAGATTGCCTCAGAGTCTGAGGATGAGTTTTTTGATGCACAGGAGAGATTTACTCCCCCAGTTCCTGATCTATcag ACGCTGAGCTGGCTGATCGGCGGAATGCTAATCGGTTGAGTGGAACCTGGAATGGTCTTCCAGGTCTCCCAGGGAAAGAGCCATCCTCCCCTCTTGCCAATAAAGCCCAATTCTCTAAAATCAAGAAAGAAGTGGAGAAAAGCCCCACAACTAAACTTACCAACCAACAGCCCAGTCCACCAAAGCCATCTCAGAAACCTGAAGTTAAGGTCAAACCACCATTGGCACCTAAGCCCCAGCTGCCTCCCAAACCTAAGATCATTCCTCCCAAATCCCCCCAACACACGAGATCATATGCCCACTGCAATGGAGATGCCTCTGGACGTCTGTCCTCTGAACTCCTTGAAATGGAGCCAGACACCATGGAATTCAAGTCTGTCACATCTGGGGCAGGTGGACTCCCTCTGTCATCACCCCTGATCACAGCAGTGCGCTACAGGAAGCAACCACTACCCATTACAACACCACAAActgatgaaaagacaaagaggcaAGAACACAGCCCAAAACATATTAAAGACGTGACGCACGAGAATGGAACGCATGTTGTTTCCAATGACAAAGCATGCATTCCTATTGAAAAAGAAACTCCTGAAGTTGAGGGGGAAAGCAATGGGACTGCCctatccacaaaaaaaacaccaaacctACCCCCTATCCCTCGCTCAAATTCAGGTACAAAGCTAGCCATTCCCCCTCCAGTGCCCCCCAAACCCACTTCTCCCACAAATTTACATCCCTTATCACTACCTGCTAGCTCTCCTGTTTCTCCAACTGATCCAAGCAAAGGGAGCTTTAAGGACAGCGTCAGTCCACCAAATGGAATCCACCCTTGGAGCAGCCGCAATGGCAGTGTCCAGTCAGGACCCAGAAGGGTATCTTTAAGTCATGAAAGCCTGTCACCCAAAAATACAGATGCACCTCTCACCCTAACCACGTCCCTCACCTCAACCAACTCTAAAGGTGTTGGGTGCCTAGAAAGCAGAGAACCTGGAAGATCTGGATCAGGATCAGACCTGAGGACAAGCTCCTCCAGCCTAGGAGGCCGACTACCAGCTTCTGCCCTGAGGGGGAAGATTCAGGCTCTGCCTTGGTACATGACCCGTTCCCAGGAGATTTTGGGAACTCTAGATTATCCCTCAAGTAGCTCCATCAATGGAGATACATCTGGATTTGGCTCTGGTTTGTCTGTTGCCAGTGGTTTGTCAGACTTAAACAAGACCCCTGTCAAGGAAAAAGAGACTGTGACCTTAAAACCGGGAGGGAAAGGGAACATTTTAGAGGATGGAGCTGAGGTTGTCATAGCCACCATCAAAGAGGCCCAAGAAGTGAACTCACACATGAAAAAGGCCGATGAGACAAATGGATCCCACCCTAATCTGAGTTTTAAAGAGAATAATGCACACCGTGGAAGTGTTTcatcagagcagcctcagtCACGGCCCCATTCAGCAGTGGGGTTGGGAGGTGTGTCCAGCATGCAAATTGGAGGTGAGTCACCAACCTCCTCACTCGCAGACAGTactcctccacagcagcaccGCGAGGCTTGTGGCTGCCGCACTGTTTACGCCAACTGTTTCAGTGGAGACACTGAGGATGGTGTAAGCTTTGACGAGGAGCTTACCATTTATGAGTTCTCCCGTCGCACACGCCCCAAACCTGCCCGACCCGCACCTGTCTCTTCTCCTACAACACCCTCTTCAAACCCCAACATTCTGTCGCTGCTTAAGGACAACCCACGCCCCCTCTCTACTTTCTCCACAGCCTCCTCTGAACTCAGTCCCTTAGTTTCACGTCCGGTTTCGCCGACAACCTCCCTTGGTTGTCCACTTCGTTCACTTACCAACAAGAATTATGGTGGGCTCAAAGGAGGTTTTGCCTCCCTACGTCACGATATAGACCAACTTCTGCTGGTCTTAGAGAGGGGGGCACTTGAACAAAATCAACAAACATCATGTCAAGACTCAAAGCTGGGTGTCACAGGCATAAAAGTAGAGCCAGACCTAAATCACAATGGAACTGAAGACAGCACTATGCCAGCACCCAGCCCAGATTGTACTGGGACAAGCACTGCCGCCATGACAGAGGCTGAAAGGAGTCTTCTTCAGACAGAGGCTCGACGATTGGCATCTGGGTGTCAGCGGGCCACACGTGTAGGCTGGGCTCCTGACGAAGCCCTACGCTCTTTATCTAACAGCTTCAGTGCCCTGGTTCAGTTGTCAGCAGCCTGTCTGCGAACAAACACCTGCCCTGGTTGTGACATCTGCCATAATGTGAGTCTGGTTGGCagggatgaggatgatgataaCCAGGAACCCATGGACAAACTAAAGGAGATAGTAGGTCTGTACCGGGAGTTTGTTGGGGCTGTTGAGACAGCTGGAACTGGTGCTGGGGTTGGGGGTAAGAGTCTAGGCCTCAATGGGTCTGGGCAGGGCCAGGGGGAGAGTGACGGGGTAAGGCTTCTTGCCAAGCGCTGCACTGTGCTCATCTCCTCTGTATTCGCACTCACTCAGCTCTTCCGGACACGCACACTAGACACCTCGGACACACCTGGACACGTACCTCTCAACTTTTGA
- the frmpd1b gene encoding FERM and PDZ domain-containing protein 1 isoform X2, with protein MEEKERCRSRSPARRASRVQQVVGTIIRRTRESLSRERLLGDGRSQRSNSLSNQNFQAKLTLQITRDPVLDSSTGHGFALTTNAPLLVRDIATGSPADGILFPGDQVLQINDTVLEDLSNEQVENILRDLEDCITVTILRHMTNPKSSIMSAEKRARLRSNPVKVRFAEEVVVNGHTQGNSLLFLPNVLKVYLENGQTKAFKFDNSTTVKDIVLTLKDKLSIRAIEYFALVLEQQYSITKLLLLHEDELIQKVVQKKDSHDYRCLFRVCFTPRDPTDLLQDDPSAFEYLFLQSVGDVLQERFAVEMKCNTALRLAALHMHERLDSCGQTRTSIKSITKEFGLDSFISPTLLGNMREKDLRKAISYHLKKIQSLLEPRQKVISATQARLAYLTQLGELISYGGRSYTATMMLQDREVLVSLLVGAKYGMSQVINHKLNVISTLVEFSSISRVELLSESDKVSLLRISLHDMKPFALLMDSLAAKDLGCLLGGYYKLLVDPNVSVFRLGRPKVRVHRIPAEEGYVSRCCSDSDDSTDEDDPMDSQNYKRPDPASQDWEERRREEEEKRREEERREREEHKGKQEVKIIVTTEGKENESEEEGGATGSGLRKFSIMDEEMNRETTWYHTDPRVTSSFSSLSSGSLSAALEDSSAAAKAPSRLDARRGPRTSEDLPSLDVHHPYLLDPKRHQGPLRPTNLNYRSNDNACLCFAELSKADFLPSPPEATSDDDDEEEEEEEQGMEELRRISKIPSSRDLRMIDSMPFERSPIKRKKKIPPKVPLRTSSIPGLKVGQAEQRLSKDEEGLFLTPSPNPKPALLVKEIASESEDEFFDAQERFTPPVPDLSDAELADRRNANRLSGTWNGLPGLPGKEPSSPLANKAQFSKIKKEVEKSPTTKLTNQQPSPPKPSQKPEVKVKPPLAPKPQLPPKPKIIPPKSPQHTRSYAHCNGDASGRLSSELLEMEPDTMEFKSVTSGAGGLPLSSPLITAVRYRKQPLPITTPQTDEKTKRQEHSPKHIKDVTHENGTHVVSNDKACIPIEKETPEVEGESNGTALSTKKTPNLPPIPRSNSGTKLAIPPPVPPKPTSPTNLHPLSLPASSPVSPTDPSKGSFKDSVSPPNGIHPWSSRNGSVQSGPRRVSLSHESLSPKNTDAPLTLTTSLTSTNSKGVGCLESREPGRSGSGSDLRTSSSSLGGRLPASALRGKIQALPWYMTRSQEILGTLDYPSSSSINGDTSGFGSGLSVASGLSDLNKTPVKEKETVTLKPGGKGNILEDGAEVVIATIKEAQEVNSHMKKADETNGSHPNLSFKENNAHRGSVSSEQPQSRPHSAVGLGGVSSMQIGGESPTSSLADSTPPQQHREACGCRTVYANCFSGDTEDGVSFDEELTIYEFSRRTRPKPARPAPVSSPTTPSSNPNILSLLKDNPRPLSTFSTASSELSPLVSRPVSPTTSLGCPLRSLTNKNYGGLKGGFASLRHDIDQLLLVLERGALEQNQQTSCQDSKLGVTGIKVEPDLNHNGTEDSTMPAPSPDCTGTSTAAMTEAERSLLQTEARRLASGCQRATRVGWAPDEALRSLSNSFSALVQLSAACLRTNTCPGCDICHNVSLVGRDEDDDNQEPMDKLKEIVGLYREFVGAVETAGTGAGVGGKSLGLNGSGQGQGESDGVRLLAKRCTVLISSVFALTQLFRTRTLDTSDTPGHVPLNF; from the exons atggaggagaaggagcgaTGTAGGAGCAGGTCTCCAGCTCGACGGGCCAGTCGGGTGCAGCAGGTGGTGGGAACAATAATACGTCGCACCCGAGAGTCGCTCAGCAG AGAGCGGTTGCTCGGCGATGGGAGGTCACAGCGCTCCAACAGTCTGTCCAATCAGAACTTCCAGGCAAAGTTGACGCTGCAGATCACCAGGGACCCGGTCCTGGACAGCAGCACTGGACATGGCTTCGCCCTCACCACAAACGCACCCCTGCTGGTCAGGGACATTGCCACAG GGAGTCCTGCAGATGGGATACTGTTCCCAGGGGACCAGGTGCTGCAGATCAATGATACAGTACTGGAAGATTTGAGCAATGAGCAGGTGGAAAACATCTTAAG GGACTTGGAGGATTGTATCACTGTGACTATTCTGAGGCACATGACA AATCCCAAGTCCTCTATCATGTCGGCAGAGAAGAGAGCTCGTCTGAGGAGTAATCCAGTTAAAGTGCGCTTtgcagaggaggtggtggtCAACGGGCACACTCAG GGAaactctcttctcttcctgccCAATGTCCTGAAAGTCTATCTAGAGAATGGACAGACCAAGGCCTTCAAGTTTGACAACAGTACCACAGTCAAA GACATTGTTCTGACTCTGAAGGATAAACTGTCCATCCGGGCCATCGAGTACTTTGCCCTGGTGTTAGAGCAACAGTACAGCATCACCAAGCTACTGCTGCTGCACGAAGATGAGCTCATACAGAAG GTGGTGCAGAAAAAGGACTCCCATGACTACAGATGTCTGTTCAGGGTGTGTTTCACCCCCAGAGATCCCACCGACTTGCTGCAGGATGACCCCTCCGCCTTTGAGTACCTCTTTTTACAG AGTGTTGGGGATGTGCTGCAGGAGCGTTTTGCAGTAGAAATGAAGTGTAACACAGCACTCCGCCTGGCTGCCCTGCACATGCACGAGAGACTAGATAGTTGTGGACAGACCAGGACCTCTATTAAGAGTATTAC GAAGGAGTTTGGCCTTGACAGCTTCATCTCTCCCACGCTGCTGGGCAACATGAGGGAGAAGGACCTGAGGAAAGCCATCAGTTATCACCTGAAAAAGATTCAGTCCCTGCTCGAGCCACGCCAGAAG GTAATATCTGCTACTCAGGCTCGGTTGGCCTACCTcactcagctgggagagctcaTCTCATACGGGGGACGATCATACACAGCTACAATGATG CTTCAGGACAGGGAGGTGCTGGTCAGTCTGCTGGTGGGGGCCAAGTACGGGATGAGTCAGGTTATCAACCACAAGCTCAACGTGATTTCTACACTGGTGGAGTTCAGCAGCATCAGCCGAGTGGAGTTGCTATCAGAGTCAGACAAAGTCAGCCTACTGCGCATTTCACTTCACGACATGAAG CCATTTGCCTTATTGATGGACTCTCTGGCAGCCAAAGACTTAGGGTGTCTGCTGGGAGGCTACTACAAACTCCTGGTGGATCCCAATGTCAGTGTCTTCCGTCTGGGGCGCCCAAAAGTGAGGGTGCACCGGATTCCTGCTGAAGAAG GTTATGTGTCTCGCTGCTGTAGTGACTCAGATGACTCAACAGATGAGGATGACCCAATGGATTCTCAGAATTACAAACGTCCAGACCCAGCAAGTCAGGActgggaggaaaggaggagagaagaggaagaaaagaggagagaggaagaaagaagagagagagaggagcacaaaggcaaacaggaagtaaagatAATAGTGACAACAGAAGGTAAGGAAAatgagagtgaagaggaaggaggagcaaCAGGAAGTGGTCTTCGTAAATTTAGTATTATGGATGAAGAAATGAACCGGGAGACCACCTGGTACCACACTGACCCACGGGTcaccagcagcttctccagcttGTCTAGTGGCTCTTTGAGTGCTGCCCTGGAGGACAGCAGCGCTGCAGCAAAAGCCCCGTCTCGTCTGGATGCACGCCGTGGGCCACGCACAAGCGAGGATCTACCAAGCTTGGATGTTCACCACCCCTACCTCCTGGACCCAAAACGCCACCAAGGGCCCCTGCGACCCACCAACCTCAATTACCGTAGCAATGACAATGCTTGCCTTTGCTTTGCTGAACTCTCTAAGGCTGATTTCCTGCCTAGCCCACCTGAGGCTactagtgatgatgatgatgaggaggaggaagaggaagagcaaggaATGGAGGAACTCAGACGCATTTCTAAGATCCCTAGTTCCAGAGATTTGAGAATGATTGATAGCATGCCCTTTGAAAGATCAccaattaaaagaaagaaaaagatccCTCCCAAAGTCCCATTAAGGACAAGCTCAATTCCTGGGCTCAAAGTAGGACAGGCTGAGCAGCGCCTCTCCAAGGATGAAGAGGGTCTATTCCTGACACCTTCACCCAACCCCAAGCCAGCTCTGCTTGTCAAAGAGATTGCCTCAGAGTCTGAGGATGAGTTTTTTGATGCACAGGAGAGATTTACTCCCCCAGTTCCTGATCTATcag ACGCTGAGCTGGCTGATCGGCGGAATGCTAATCGGTTGAGTGGAACCTGGAATGGTCTTCCAGGTCTCCCAGGGAAAGAGCCATCCTCCCCTCTTGCCAATAAAGCCCAATTCTCTAAAATCAAGAAAGAAGTGGAGAAAAGCCCCACAACTAAACTTACCAACCAACAGCCCAGTCCACCAAAGCCATCTCAGAAACCTGAAGTTAAGGTCAAACCACCATTGGCACCTAAGCCCCAGCTGCCTCCCAAACCTAAGATCATTCCTCCCAAATCCCCCCAACACACGAGATCATATGCCCACTGCAATGGAGATGCCTCTGGACGTCTGTCCTCTGAACTCCTTGAAATGGAGCCAGACACCATGGAATTCAAGTCTGTCACATCTGGGGCAGGTGGACTCCCTCTGTCATCACCCCTGATCACAGCAGTGCGCTACAGGAAGCAACCACTACCCATTACAACACCACAAActgatgaaaagacaaagaggcaAGAACACAGCCCAAAACATATTAAAGACGTGACGCACGAGAATGGAACGCATGTTGTTTCCAATGACAAAGCATGCATTCCTATTGAAAAAGAAACTCCTGAAGTTGAGGGGGAAAGCAATGGGACTGCCctatccacaaaaaaaacaccaaacctACCCCCTATCCCTCGCTCAAATTCAGGTACAAAGCTAGCCATTCCCCCTCCAGTGCCCCCCAAACCCACTTCTCCCACAAATTTACATCCCTTATCACTACCTGCTAGCTCTCCTGTTTCTCCAACTGATCCAAGCAAAGGGAGCTTTAAGGACAGCGTCAGTCCACCAAATGGAATCCACCCTTGGAGCAGCCGCAATGGCAGTGTCCAGTCAGGACCCAGAAGGGTATCTTTAAGTCATGAAAGCCTGTCACCCAAAAATACAGATGCACCTCTCACCCTAACCACGTCCCTCACCTCAACCAACTCTAAAGGTGTTGGGTGCCTAGAAAGCAGAGAACCTGGAAGATCTGGATCAGGATCAGACCTGAGGACAAGCTCCTCCAGCCTAGGAGGCCGACTACCAGCTTCTGCCCTGAGGGGGAAGATTCAGGCTCTGCCTTGGTACATGACCCGTTCCCAGGAGATTTTGGGAACTCTAGATTATCCCTCAAGTAGCTCCATCAATGGAGATACATCTGGATTTGGCTCTGGTTTGTCTGTTGCCAGTGGTTTGTCAGACTTAAACAAGACCCCTGTCAAGGAAAAAGAGACTGTGACCTTAAAACCGGGAGGGAAAGGGAACATTTTAGAGGATGGAGCTGAGGTTGTCATAGCCACCATCAAAGAGGCCCAAGAAGTGAACTCACACATGAAAAAGGCCGATGAGACAAATGGATCCCACCCTAATCTGAGTTTTAAAGAGAATAATGCACACCGTGGAAGTGTTTcatcagagcagcctcagtCACGGCCCCATTCAGCAGTGGGGTTGGGAGGTGTGTCCAGCATGCAAATTGGAGGTGAGTCACCAACCTCCTCACTCGCAGACAGTactcctccacagcagcaccGCGAGGCTTGTGGCTGCCGCACTGTTTACGCCAACTGTTTCAGTGGAGACACTGAGGATGGTGTAAGCTTTGACGAGGAGCTTACCATTTATGAGTTCTCCCGTCGCACACGCCCCAAACCTGCCCGACCCGCACCTGTCTCTTCTCCTACAACACCCTCTTCAAACCCCAACATTCTGTCGCTGCTTAAGGACAACCCACGCCCCCTCTCTACTTTCTCCACAGCCTCCTCTGAACTCAGTCCCTTAGTTTCACGTCCGGTTTCGCCGACAACCTCCCTTGGTTGTCCACTTCGTTCACTTACCAACAAGAATTATGGTGGGCTCAAAGGAGGTTTTGCCTCCCTACGTCACGATATAGACCAACTTCTGCTGGTCTTAGAGAGGGGGGCACTTGAACAAAATCAACAAACATCATGTCAAGACTCAAAGCTGGGTGTCACAGGCATAAAAGTAGAGCCAGACCTAAATCACAATGGAACTGAAGACAGCACTATGCCAGCACCCAGCCCAGATTGTACTGGGACAAGCACTGCCGCCATGACAGAGGCTGAAAGGAGTCTTCTTCAGACAGAGGCTCGACGATTGGCATCTGGGTGTCAGCGGGCCACACGTGTAGGCTGGGCTCCTGACGAAGCCCTACGCTCTTTATCTAACAGCTTCAGTGCCCTGGTTCAGTTGTCAGCAGCCTGTCTGCGAACAAACACCTGCCCTGGTTGTGACATCTGCCATAATGTGAGTCTGGTTGGCagggatgaggatgatgataaCCAGGAACCCATGGACAAACTAAAGGAGATAGTAGGTCTGTACCGGGAGTTTGTTGGGGCTGTTGAGACAGCTGGAACTGGTGCTGGGGTTGGGGGTAAGAGTCTAGGCCTCAATGGGTCTGGGCAGGGCCAGGGGGAGAGTGACGGGGTAAGGCTTCTTGCCAAGCGCTGCACTGTGCTCATCTCCTCTGTATTCGCACTCACTCAGCTCTTCCGGACACGCACACTAGACACCTCGGACACACCTGGACACGTACCTCTCAACTTTTGA